Proteins encoded within one genomic window of Mya arenaria isolate MELC-2E11 chromosome 13, ASM2691426v1:
- the LOC128214469 gene encoding uncharacterized protein LOC128214469 has product MEQQYRPLYSLLRDGRVTFPCIVTKQHAGEAEKQLLLKSRSTKRLRLVRARAIHRSNDDKQSTYTQNDFFFPLEYHGLIVEKRKQYSCITEIKHDKVREIYLEDDAELLNTDGDMSYFMPKTTEFKRTEFVRNQTDMEMWLTDESDNTYVVKEKTPLFFSSLVPVQPISIKDFLASCKSLPADVSFDEIAFIDVASHDKYEEFRRLFSCEIRIIGIEERDVFVAWEHQRRDIFSISLIPDSLAHRILVKEIIFDTSEEKEDHIGKQFQNCYFENVVSSKLYLVNVDDTTESSITVTVLQDKDDDMKHPIGEPERKSALPETRATSNGYAIGCIASGSSDTEESPAECKDLTRQTYRNESETIDNLQHTYATVSRKNVDTLKQSLPHRGNPLYGEKETFELESPYVNITVSKPIKSVVSTDCSAYETYSIPPKRCSEETLEYENC; this is encoded by the exons ATGGAGCAGCAATACCGTCCCCTGTATTCCCTCCTACGAGATGGTCGCGTAACATTTCCATGCATCGTGACAAAGCAGCATGCGGGTGAGGCAGAGAAACAACTGCTTCTCAAGTCAAGGAGCACCAAACGGCTGAGGCTTGTGCGTGCAAGAGCCATTCACCGCAGCAATG ATGATAAGCAATCAACGTATACTCAAAACGACTTTTTCTTTCCGCTGGAATATCACGGTCTAATCGTTGAGAAAAGAAAGCAGTATTCGTGCATAACAGAG aTCAAGCATGACAAAGTTAGGGAAATATATCTGGAGGATGATGCCGAGCTACTGAACACAGACGGAGATATGTCTTATTTCATGCCGAAGACAACGGAATTCAAACGCACCGAGTTTGTCCGGAATCAGACAGACATGGAAATGTGGCTAACTGATGAAAGCGATAATACTTATGTTGTTAAGGAGAAAACTCCTCTTTTCTTCTCCTCGCTTGTTCCTGTTCAGCCGATTTCAATCAAAGATTTTCTGGCATCCTGTAAATCACTTCCAGCAGACGTTTCGTTTGACGAAATCGCTTTTATTGACGTCGCTTCTCATGACAAATATGAAGAGTTTCGGCGGCTTTTTTCATGTGAGATTAGAATTATTGGTATAGAAGAGCGTGACGTCTTTGTTGCTTGGGAACATCAGAGAAGggatattttttcaatttctctTATCCCAGATTCTCTTGCACATCGCATACTTgtgaaagaaataattttcGACACATCAGAAGAAAAGGAAGATCATATTGGCAAACAATTTCAGAACTGCTATTTCGAGAACGTAGTATCTTCGAAGTTGTATCTCGTCAACGTTGACGATACAACCGAATCAAGCATAACCGTTACTGTTTTGCAAGACAAAGATGACGATATGAAACATCCCATTGGTGAGCCAGAACGCAAATCAGCTTTACCGGAAACGCGAGCTACCTCAAATGGTTATGCGATTGGATGTATAGCCAGTGGCTCATCAGATACAGAGGAAAGCCCAGCGGAGTGCAAGGACTTGACCCGGCAAACGTATAGAAACGAAAGTGAAACAATTGACAACCTGCAGCACACGTATGCAACTGTTTCTCGGAAAAACGTTgatacattaaaacaaagcTTGCCTCACAGAGGAAATCCTTTGTACGGTGAAAAAGAAACATTCGAGCTAGAATCTCCTTACGTGAATATCACGGTGAGCAAACCAATCAAATCTGTCGTTTCAACTGATTGTTCGGCGTATGAAACATACAGTATACCACCAAAGCGCTGCTCAGAAGAAACGCTTGAGTATGAAAACTGTTAA